One Streptomyces drozdowiczii DNA segment encodes these proteins:
- a CDS encoding AAA family ATPase, producing MHLKALTLRGFKSFASATTLRFEPGITCVVGPNGSGKSNVVDALSWVMGEQGAKSLRGGKMEDVIFAGTTGRPPLGRAEVSLTIDNSDGALPIEYAEVTITRIMFRNGGSEYQINGDTCRLLDIQELLSDSGIGREMHVIVGQGQLDSVLHADPMGRRAFIEEAAGVLKHRKRKEKALRKLDAMGANLARVQDLTDELRRQLKPLGRQAAVARRAAVIQADLRDARLRLLADDLVTLRTALRSEIADEAALKQRREAAEAELKAALAREAELEDQVRRLTPRLQRAQQTWYELSQLAERVRGTISLADARVKSATAPPEEERRGRDPEDMEREAARIREQEAELTAALEAAEHALDDTASHRQELERELAAEERRLKDAARALADRREGLARLHGQVNAARSRAGSAQAEIDRLSASRDEARERAVAAQEEYEELKAEVDGLDAGDTELGEQHEAARRALKEAEAAHSRAREEATAAERQRAAVAARHDALALGLRRKDGTGALLGARDRLTGLLGPAAELLTVAPGHEVAVAAALGAAADAVAVTDPATAAEAIRLLRKQDAGRAALLLGGPERAATGDGDATGHVPGQGTSAHPPHHGAATHVALPGPGTEGGGAAEAVAATRAPDPVPAVRALAPTAAPVAELVTGPVELVAAVRRLVRDMVVVATLEDAEELVAAHPELTAVTGEGDLLSAHFAHGGSAGAPSLLEVQASVDEAAAELAGLAVRCAELAEAQRLAAARRTESAALVEELGERRRAVERERSGVAQQLGRLAGQARGAAGEAERMDASAARAQEALERATEEAEELAERLLVAEEAAGDGADDEPDTGVRDRLAADGANARQTEMEARLQLRTHEERVKALAGRADSLDRAARAEREARTRAERRRARLRHEAEVAAAVASGARQLLAHVEVSVVRAERERAAAEESKGERERELAAERLRGRDLKGELDKLTDSVHRGEVLGAEKRLRIEQLETKALEELGVEPAGLVADYGPDQPVPPSPPAEGEELPEDPEHPRNQPRPFVRAEQEKRLRSAERAYQQLGKVNPLALEEFSALEERHKFLSEQLEDLKKTRADLLQVVKEVDERVEQVFTEAYRDTAREFEGVFSRLFPGGEGRLILTDPDHMLTTGVDVEARPPGKKVKRLSLLSGGERSLTAVALLVSIFKARPSPFYVMDEVEAALDDTNLQRLIRIMEELQESSQLIVITHQKRTMEVADALYGVSMQGDGVSKVISQRLR from the coding sequence GTGCACCTCAAGGCCCTGACCCTGCGCGGTTTCAAGTCGTTCGCCTCCGCCACGACGCTGCGGTTCGAACCCGGCATCACCTGCGTCGTCGGGCCCAATGGGTCGGGCAAATCCAATGTGGTGGACGCTCTCTCCTGGGTCATGGGCGAACAGGGCGCGAAATCGCTGCGCGGCGGCAAGATGGAGGACGTGATCTTCGCCGGGACCACCGGCCGGCCGCCGCTGGGCCGGGCCGAGGTCTCGCTGACGATCGACAATTCCGACGGCGCCCTGCCCATCGAATACGCCGAAGTCACCATTACGCGCATCATGTTCCGCAACGGCGGCAGCGAATACCAGATCAACGGCGACACCTGCCGGCTCCTGGACATCCAGGAACTCCTCTCCGACTCCGGCATCGGCCGCGAGATGCACGTCATCGTCGGCCAGGGCCAGCTTGACTCCGTCCTGCACGCCGACCCGATGGGCCGCCGCGCCTTCATCGAGGAGGCGGCCGGCGTCCTCAAGCACCGCAAGCGCAAGGAGAAGGCGCTGCGGAAGCTGGACGCGATGGGCGCGAACCTCGCCAGGGTCCAGGACCTCACCGACGAGCTGCGCAGACAGCTGAAGCCCCTCGGCCGGCAGGCGGCCGTGGCCCGCCGCGCCGCCGTCATCCAGGCCGACCTGCGCGACGCCCGGCTGCGCCTCCTCGCCGACGACCTCGTGACGCTGCGCACCGCCCTGCGCAGCGAGATCGCCGACGAGGCCGCGCTCAAACAGCGCCGCGAGGCCGCCGAGGCGGAGCTCAAGGCCGCCCTCGCCCGCGAGGCCGAACTGGAGGACCAGGTACGGCGGCTGACGCCCCGGCTCCAGCGCGCCCAGCAGACCTGGTACGAGCTGTCCCAGCTCGCCGAACGGGTACGCGGCACGATCTCGCTGGCCGACGCCCGGGTGAAGAGCGCCACCGCCCCGCCCGAGGAGGAGCGCCGCGGCCGCGACCCCGAGGACATGGAGCGCGAGGCCGCCCGCATCCGCGAGCAGGAGGCCGAGCTGACCGCCGCCCTGGAAGCGGCCGAACACGCGCTGGACGACACCGCATCGCACCGCCAGGAGCTGGAGCGCGAGCTGGCGGCCGAGGAGCGCCGCCTCAAGGACGCCGCCCGCGCCCTCGCCGACCGCCGCGAAGGGCTCGCCCGGCTGCACGGCCAGGTCAACGCCGCCCGCAGCCGCGCCGGTTCGGCCCAGGCGGAGATCGACCGGCTCTCCGCCTCGCGCGACGAGGCCCGGGAGCGGGCCGTCGCCGCGCAGGAGGAGTACGAGGAGCTGAAGGCCGAGGTCGACGGCCTGGACGCCGGCGACACGGAGCTGGGCGAACAGCACGAGGCCGCCCGCCGCGCGCTGAAGGAGGCCGAGGCAGCGCACTCCCGGGCCCGCGAGGAGGCCACCGCCGCCGAACGACAGCGCGCCGCCGTCGCCGCCCGGCACGACGCCCTGGCCCTCGGGCTGCGGCGCAAGGACGGTACGGGGGCGCTGCTCGGGGCCCGCGACCGGCTCACCGGCCTGCTCGGGCCCGCCGCCGAACTGCTCACGGTGGCCCCGGGCCACGAGGTCGCGGTGGCGGCGGCGCTGGGCGCGGCGGCGGACGCGGTCGCGGTCACCGACCCGGCCACCGCGGCCGAGGCGATCCGGCTGCTGCGCAAGCAGGACGCGGGGCGCGCGGCGCTGCTCCTGGGCGGGCCGGAGCGGGCCGCCACCGGGGACGGCGACGCGACCGGGCACGTACCCGGCCAGGGCACCTCGGCACACCCGCCGCACCACGGGGCCGCCACGCACGTCGCGCTGCCCGGCCCGGGCACGGAGGGCGGGGGAGCGGCGGAGGCCGTAGCGGCGACGCGTGCCCCGGACCCCGTACCCGCCGTGCGGGCCCTCGCCCCCACCGCCGCCCCCGTCGCCGAACTGGTCACCGGCCCCGTCGAACTGGTGGCCGCCGTCCGCAGACTGGTGCGGGACATGGTGGTCGTCGCGACCCTGGAGGACGCCGAGGAACTGGTCGCCGCGCACCCGGAGCTGACCGCGGTGACCGGTGAGGGCGACCTGCTCTCCGCCCACTTCGCGCACGGCGGCTCCGCCGGGGCGCCCAGCCTCCTCGAAGTGCAGGCGTCCGTGGACGAGGCCGCTGCCGAACTCGCCGGGCTCGCCGTGCGCTGCGCCGAACTGGCCGAGGCCCAGCGGCTCGCTGCCGCGCGGCGGACCGAGTCGGCGGCCCTGGTCGAGGAGCTGGGGGAGCGGCGCCGGGCCGTCGAGCGGGAGCGCTCCGGGGTCGCCCAGCAGCTCGGCCGCCTGGCCGGACAGGCGCGGGGCGCCGCCGGTGAGGCCGAGCGCATGGACGCCTCCGCCGCCCGGGCGCAGGAGGCGCTGGAGCGGGCCACCGAGGAGGCGGAGGAGCTGGCCGAACGGCTGCTCGTCGCCGAGGAGGCGGCCGGGGACGGGGCCGACGACGAACCGGACACCGGTGTGCGCGACCGGCTCGCGGCCGACGGCGCCAACGCCCGCCAGACCGAGATGGAGGCCCGCCTCCAGCTCCGTACGCACGAGGAACGCGTCAAGGCCCTCGCCGGGCGCGCCGACTCGCTGGACCGGGCCGCGCGCGCCGAGCGCGAGGCGCGGACCAGGGCCGAGCGGCGGCGCGCCCGGCTGCGGCACGAGGCGGAGGTGGCGGCGGCCGTGGCGTCGGGGGCCCGGCAGCTCCTCGCACACGTCGAGGTCTCCGTCGTACGGGCGGAGCGGGAGCGGGCGGCGGCCGAGGAGTCCAAGGGGGAGCGGGAGCGCGAGCTGGCGGCGGAGCGGCTGCGCGGCCGGGACCTCAAGGGGGAGCTGGACAAGCTGACGGACTCGGTGCACCGGGGTGAGGTGCTGGGGGCCGAGAAGCGGCTGCGGATAGAGCAGCTGGAGACCAAGGCGCTGGAGGAGCTGGGCGTCGAGCCGGCCGGTCTGGTGGCGGACTACGGACCCGACCAGCCCGTCCCGCCGTCGCCGCCGGCCGAGGGCGAGGAGCTGCCGGAGGACCCGGAGCATCCCCGTAACCAGCCCCGGCCGTTCGTCAGGGCCGAGCAGGAGAAGCGGCTCCGGTCGGCCGAACGGGCGTACCAGCAACTCGGGAAGGTGAATCCGCTAGCCCTGGAAGAGTTCTCCGCGCTGGAGGAACGGCACAAGTTCCTCTCCGAGCAGCTGGAGGACCTGAAGAAGACCCGTGCCGACCTCCTCCAGGTCGTCAAGGAGGTCGACGAGCGGGTCGAGCAGGTGTTCACCGAGGCGTACCGGGACACCGCGCGCGAATTCGAGGGCGTCTTCTCGCGGCTCTTCCCGGGCGGTGAGGGGCGGCTGATCCTGACCGATCCCGACCACATGCTCACCACCGGGGTGGACGTCGAGGCCCGGCCGCCGGGCAAGAAGGTCAAGCGGCTCTCCCTGCTCTCCGGCGGCGAACGGTCCCTGACGGCGGTGGCGTTGCTGGTCTCGATCTTCAAGGCGAGGCCCAGCCCGTTCTACGTCATGGACGAGGTCGAGGCGGCGCTGGACGACACCAACCTCCAGCGGCTGATCCGGATCATGGAGGAGCTTCAGGAGAGCTCGCAGCTCATCGTCATCACGCACCAGAAGCGGACGATGGAGGTCGCGGACGCGCTCTACGGCGTCTCGATGCAGGGCGACGGCGTCTCCAAGGTGATCAGCCAGCGTCTGCGCTGA
- a CDS encoding CAP domain-containing protein gives MGRHRRSAAAPAAEEQADGASARHRGAGRRKRSAIPVRTGLIGVSAAVAVGAVAVASGLLPGGDSLTVSGGPTADQVRSQAAPDLLTQGGITASPSDRSSASAPASRGTDRPAAPKKSHSAVSKPSDSASPSASHSPSASASASASETAAPAKTASPSKTASPSKTASPSKTASPSKTTSSKKGSAKPSSSSSKAPAVKAAKPSAPAPSKSSAPTSTAASAQAAILALVNEERGKVGCSPVTASASLTSLAQDFSDDMAARGFFDHTDPDGKSPWDRADAAGVSGLGGENIARGQADAQAVMDAWMNSDGHRANILNCDYKTLGVGVHYGAGGPWWTQDFGF, from the coding sequence ATGGGACGCCATCGACGCAGCGCCGCAGCCCCCGCCGCCGAGGAACAGGCGGACGGGGCCTCGGCCCGGCACCGCGGAGCGGGCCGCAGGAAGCGGTCCGCGATCCCCGTGCGCACCGGACTCATAGGTGTCTCGGCGGCCGTGGCCGTCGGCGCCGTCGCCGTGGCGTCGGGTCTGCTGCCCGGCGGGGACAGTCTCACCGTGAGCGGCGGTCCGACCGCCGACCAGGTCCGCTCCCAGGCCGCCCCGGACCTGCTCACCCAGGGGGGCATCACCGCATCGCCCTCCGACCGCTCCTCCGCTTCCGCACCGGCGAGCCGGGGGACCGACCGCCCCGCCGCGCCCAAGAAGTCGCACTCCGCGGTGTCGAAGCCCTCCGATTCGGCCTCGCCCAGCGCCTCCCACTCGCCCTCCGCTTCGGCTTCCGCTTCCGCCTCGGAGACGGCCGCGCCCGCCAAGACCGCGTCGCCCTCCAAGACCGCTTCGCCGTCGAAGACCGCCTCGCCTTCCAAGACCGCCTCGCCGTCGAAGACCACGTCGAGCAAGAAGGGGTCGGCCAAGCCCTCCTCCTCGTCCTCGAAGGCCCCCGCCGTCAAGGCCGCGAAGCCCTCCGCGCCGGCCCCGTCGAAGAGCAGCGCTCCGACGAGCACCGCCGCATCGGCCCAGGCCGCGATCCTGGCCCTCGTCAACGAGGAGCGCGGCAAGGTCGGATGCAGCCCGGTCACCGCGAGCGCCTCGCTCACCTCGCTCGCCCAGGACTTCAGCGACGACATGGCGGCGCGCGGCTTCTTCGACCACACCGACCCCGACGGCAAGAGCCCCTGGGACCGGGCGGACGCGGCCGGTGTCTCGGGCCTCGGCGGCGAGAACATCGCCCGCGGACAGGCCGACGCACAGGCCGTGATGGACGCCTGGATGAACAGCGACGGCCACCGAGCAAACATTCTCAACTGCGATTACAAGACGCTCGGCGTCGGCGTCCACTACGGGGCCGGCGGCCCCTGGTGGACCCAGGACTTCGGCTTCTGA
- a CDS encoding acylphosphatase, with product MNEDARLTAWVRGRVQQVGFRWFTRANALEIGGLTGFALNLDDGRVQVVAEGPRENCHRLLDWLRSDDTPGRVDGVTEIWDTPRGGYEGFAIR from the coding sequence ATGAACGAAGATGCACGGCTCACCGCTTGGGTACGCGGCCGAGTACAGCAAGTAGGCTTCCGCTGGTTCACCAGGGCAAACGCTTTGGAGATCGGCGGCCTCACCGGTTTCGCCCTCAATCTGGACGACGGCCGGGTACAGGTCGTGGCCGAGGGTCCGCGTGAGAATTGCCACCGTCTTCTCGACTGGCTCCGCTCCGACGACACACCCGGCCGCGTTGACGGCGTCACTGAGATATGGGACACGCCGCGCGGCGGATACGAGGGATTCGCGATCCGCTGA
- the mutM gene encoding bifunctional DNA-formamidopyrimidine glycosylase/DNA-(apurinic or apyrimidinic site) lyase — MPELPEVEVVRRGLERWVAGRTAGEVEVLHPRAVRRHLAGGVDFAARLTGARFGTAMRRGKYLWVPLDEAAGSLLGHLGMSGQLLVQPEGAPDEKHLRIRIRFADAVGTELRFVDQRTFGGLSLHENTPDGLPDIIAHIARDPLDPAFDDAAFHTALRLRRTTVKRALLDQSLISGVGNIYADEALWRARLHYDRPTATLTRPKSAELLGHVRDVMNAALAQGGTSFDSLYVNVNGESGYFDRSLDAYGREGEPCHRCGTPMARRPWMNRSSYYCPRCQRPPRVRP, encoded by the coding sequence GTGCCCGAACTGCCCGAGGTCGAAGTCGTCCGCCGAGGTCTGGAGCGCTGGGTCGCCGGGCGGACGGCCGGTGAGGTCGAGGTCCTGCACCCGCGCGCGGTCCGCCGCCACCTCGCGGGCGGCGTGGACTTCGCGGCCCGGCTGACGGGGGCGCGATTCGGGACGGCGATGCGCCGGGGCAAGTACTTGTGGGTGCCGCTGGACGAGGCCGCCGGCTCGCTCCTCGGCCACCTGGGCATGAGCGGTCAGCTGCTCGTCCAGCCCGAGGGGGCGCCGGACGAGAAGCATCTGCGGATCAGGATCAGGTTCGCCGACGCGGTCGGCACCGAGCTGCGCTTCGTGGACCAGCGCACCTTCGGCGGGCTCTCGCTCCACGAGAACACCCCGGACGGGCTGCCCGACATCATCGCGCACATCGCCCGCGACCCCCTGGACCCGGCGTTCGACGACGCCGCCTTCCACACGGCGCTCCGGCTGCGGCGTACGACGGTCAAGCGCGCGCTGCTGGACCAGTCGCTGATCAGCGGGGTCGGCAACATCTACGCGGACGAGGCCCTGTGGCGCGCCCGGCTGCACTACGACCGGCCGACCGCGACGCTGACCCGCCCCAAGTCCGCCGAGCTGCTCGGCCACGTCCGCGACGTGATGAACGCGGCCCTCGCCCAGGGCGGCACCAGCTTCGACAGCCTCTATGTGAACGTGAACGGCGAGTCGGGCTACTTCGACCGCTCGCTCGACGCCTACGGCCGCGAGGGCGAGCCCTGCCACCGCTGCGGTACGCCGATGGCGCGGCGCCCCTGGATGAACCGGTCCAGCTACTACTGCCCCCGCTGCCAGCGCCCGCCGCGCGTCAGGCCCTAG
- the rnc gene encoding ribonuclease III: MSELSHAKKQADNVNTASSHTLLEGRLGYQLESALLVRALTHRSYAYENGGLPTNERLEFLGDSVLGLVVTDTLYRTHPDLPEGQLAKLRAAVVNSRALAEVGRGLELGSFIRLGRGEEGTGGRDKASILADTLEAVIGAVYLDQGLDAASELVHRLFDPLIDRSSNLGAGLDWKTSLQELTASESLGVPEYLVTETGPDHEKTFTAAARVGGVSYGTGTGRSKKEAEQQAAESAWREITAAAEAREAAAKAAADGGAADTPADPAPSTDVAPA; encoded by the coding sequence ATGTCTGAGTTGTCCCACGCCAAGAAGCAGGCAGACAACGTCAACACAGCCTCGTCCCACACGCTTCTGGAAGGGCGGCTCGGGTACCAACTCGAGTCCGCCCTTCTGGTGCGTGCGCTGACCCACCGTTCGTACGCGTACGAGAACGGCGGTCTGCCCACCAACGAGCGGCTGGAGTTCCTCGGGGACTCCGTGCTCGGTCTGGTGGTCACGGACACGCTGTACCGCACCCACCCCGATCTGCCCGAAGGCCAGCTGGCCAAGCTGCGGGCCGCGGTGGTCAACTCGCGTGCGCTTGCTGAGGTGGGCCGCGGCCTCGAACTCGGCTCCTTCATCCGGCTCGGCCGCGGTGAAGAGGGCACGGGAGGCCGGGACAAGGCATCCATCCTCGCCGACACCCTGGAAGCGGTGATCGGCGCGGTCTATCTCGATCAGGGCCTCGACGCGGCGTCCGAGCTGGTCCACCGGCTCTTCGACCCGCTGATCGACAGGTCCTCGAACCTCGGCGCCGGCCTGGACTGGAAGACCAGCCTCCAGGAGCTCACCGCGAGCGAGAGCCTCGGAGTCCCCGAGTACCTCGTCACGGAGACCGGCCCGGACCACGAGAAGACCTTCACTGCTGCCGCCCGCGTCGGTGGTGTCTCGTACGGCACCGGCACCGGCCGTAGCAAGAAGGAAGCGGAGCAGCAGGCGGCCGAGTCCGCCTGGCGCGAGATCACCGCCGCCGCGGAGGCGCGGGAGGCAGCGGCGAAGGCCGCCGCCGACGGAGGGGCCGCCGACACCCCTGCCGACCCCGCGCCGTCCACGGACGTCGCTCCCGCCTGA
- the rpmF gene encoding 50S ribosomal protein L32 encodes MAVPKRKMSRSNTRHRRSQWKAAVPTLVSCERCQEPKLQHIACPSCGTYNKRQVLEV; translated from the coding sequence GTGGCTGTTCCGAAGCGGAAGATGTCGCGCAGCAACACGCGCCACCGCCGGTCGCAGTGGAAGGCTGCGGTCCCCACCCTGGTTTCGTGCGAGCGCTGCCAGGAGCCGAAGCTGCAGCACATCGCGTGCCCCAGCTGCGGCACGTACAACAAGCGCCAGGTCCTCGAGGTCTGA
- a CDS encoding winged helix-turn-helix transcriptional regulator has translation MDQSTAPETSATDDLPFDVFSKQCPSRGLLEHATGRWGALTLGALYEESLRFNALRRRVDGVSEKMLSQTLHALERDGLVHREAQLTNPPRVDYELTPLGREVAERLLGLIHFVEGRMPEVLEARARYDARETRA, from the coding sequence ATGGACCAGAGCACCGCACCGGAGACGTCGGCGACGGACGACCTGCCCTTCGACGTGTTCTCGAAGCAGTGCCCCTCGCGCGGCCTGCTCGAACACGCCACCGGCCGCTGGGGCGCCCTCACGCTCGGCGCCCTGTACGAGGAGAGCCTGCGGTTCAACGCGCTGCGCCGCCGGGTCGACGGGGTGAGCGAGAAGATGCTGTCCCAGACGCTGCACGCGCTGGAGCGGGACGGCCTGGTGCACCGCGAGGCCCAGCTCACCAACCCGCCCCGGGTGGATTACGAGCTGACCCCGCTGGGCCGGGAGGTCGCGGAGCGGCTGCTCGGCCTGATCCACTTCGTGGAGGGCCGGATGCCCGAGGTCCTGGAAGCCCGGGCCCGTTACGACGCCCGGGAGACTAGGGCCTGA
- a CDS encoding sugar porter family MFS transporter, with amino-acid sequence MTSTSPGTGPESGARSAHPDHLGHVIFITAAAAMGGFLFGYDSSVINGAVEAIRHRYDIGSGTLAQVIAIALIGCAIGAATAGRIADRIGRIRCMQIAAVLFTISAVGSALPFALWDLAMWRIIGGFAIGMASVIGPAYIAEVSPPAYRGRLGSFQQAAIVIGIAISQLVNYGILQIADGDQRGKIGGLEAWQWMLGVMVVPAVLYGLLSFAIPESPRFLLSIGKRERARKILEEVEGKNVDLDARVEEIETAMRREHKSTFKDLLGSRFGFLPIVWVGIGLSVFQQLVGINVAFYYSATLWQSVGIDPTDSFFWSFTTSIVNIIGTVIAMILVDRVGRRPLALVGSCGMAVALAFEAWAFSADLVDGKLPTAQGAVALAAAHIFVLFFALSWGVVVWVFLGEMFPNRIRAAALGVAASAQWIANWAITASFPSLADWNLSGTYIIYACFATLSIPFVLKFVKETKGKALEEMG; translated from the coding sequence GTGACCAGTACGTCGCCAGGAACCGGACCGGAGTCCGGGGCCCGTTCGGCCCATCCGGACCACCTCGGCCATGTCATCTTCATCACCGCCGCGGCCGCGATGGGCGGCTTCCTGTTCGGCTACGACAGCTCGGTGATCAACGGCGCCGTCGAGGCGATCCGCCACCGGTACGACATCGGCTCCGGCACGCTCGCCCAGGTCATCGCCATCGCGCTGATCGGCTGCGCGATCGGCGCCGCCACGGCCGGCCGGATCGCGGACCGCATCGGGCGCATCCGCTGCATGCAGATCGCCGCCGTCCTGTTCACCATCAGCGCCGTGGGCTCCGCGCTCCCGTTCGCGCTCTGGGACCTGGCGATGTGGCGCATCATCGGCGGCTTCGCGATCGGCATGGCCTCGGTGATCGGCCCGGCCTACATCGCGGAGGTCTCGCCGCCCGCCTACCGGGGCCGCCTCGGCTCCTTCCAGCAGGCCGCGATCGTCATCGGCATCGCCATCTCCCAGCTCGTCAACTACGGCATCCTCCAGATCGCGGACGGCGACCAGCGCGGCAAGATCGGCGGGCTGGAAGCCTGGCAGTGGATGCTCGGCGTGATGGTCGTGCCCGCCGTCCTCTACGGGCTGCTCTCCTTCGCGATCCCCGAGTCGCCGCGCTTCCTGCTCTCCATCGGCAAGCGGGAGCGGGCCCGGAAGATCCTCGAAGAGGTCGAGGGCAAGAACGTCGACCTGGACGCGCGCGTCGAGGAGATCGAGACCGCGATGCGCCGCGAGCACAAGTCCACCTTCAAGGACCTGCTCGGCAGCCGCTTCGGCTTCCTGCCGATCGTCTGGGTCGGCATCGGCCTCTCGGTGTTCCAGCAGCTCGTCGGCATCAACGTGGCGTTCTACTACTCCGCGACGCTGTGGCAGTCCGTCGGCATCGACCCGACCGACTCCTTCTTCTGGTCGTTCACCACGTCGATCGTCAACATCATCGGTACCGTCATCGCGATGATCCTGGTGGACCGCGTCGGCCGCCGTCCGCTCGCCCTCGTCGGCTCCTGCGGCATGGCCGTCGCCCTCGCCTTCGAGGCGTGGGCCTTCTCCGCCGACCTGGTCGACGGCAAGCTCCCGACCGCCCAGGGCGCGGTGGCCCTCGCCGCCGCCCACATCTTCGTGCTCTTCTTCGCCCTGTCGTGGGGTGTGGTGGTCTGGGTCTTCCTCGGCGAGATGTTCCCCAACCGCATCCGCGCCGCCGCGCTCGGCGTCGCCGCGTCCGCGCAGTGGATCGCCAACTGGGCGATCACCGCCAGCTTCCCGAGCCTCGCGGACTGGAACCTCTCGGGCACGTACATCATCTACGCCTGCTTCGCCACGCTCTCCATCCCCTTCGTCCTCAAGTTCGTGAAGGAGACCAAGGGCAAGGCGCTGGAGGAGATGGGCTAG